One Halofilum ochraceum DNA segment encodes these proteins:
- the rpmC gene encoding 50S ribosomal protein L29 has product MKASELRSSKVGELNEELVELRREQFNLRMQQGVGQAPRPDRIRKVRRDIARVKTVINEKLAQGESA; this is encoded by the coding sequence ATGAAGGCGAGCGAATTGCGTTCCAGCAAAGTAGGTGAACTGAACGAGGAGCTCGTCGAGCTCCGTCGCGAACAGTTCAACCTGCGGATGCAACAGGGCGTCGGCCAGGCGCCGCGTCCCGACCGGATCCGTAAGGTCCGCCGGGATATCGCGCGGGTCAAGACGGTAATCAACGAGAAACTCGCCCAGGGTGAGTCGGCATGA
- the rpsC gene encoding 30S ribosomal protein S3, translated as MGHKVHPVGIRLGISADWNSTWYANNRDYAGFLNNDIKIREFIGKELAHASVSRVQIDRPARALHVTIHTARPGIVIGKKGEDIERLRRKIADVAGLTVGSVKVNIAEIRKPELDAKLVADNVAQQLERRVMFRRAMKRVVTNTMRLGAQGVKIHVAGRLNGAEIARREWYHDGRVPLHTLRADIDYGLATANTTYGSLGIKVWICKGEVFDLEQKREAAKSQTTQK; from the coding sequence ATGGGTCATAAAGTACATCCGGTAGGCATCCGGCTCGGGATTTCCGCGGACTGGAATTCGACCTGGTACGCGAACAATCGCGACTATGCCGGCTTTCTGAACAACGACATCAAGATCCGCGAGTTCATCGGCAAGGAACTCGCGCACGCCTCGGTCAGCCGAGTGCAGATCGATCGTCCCGCGCGGGCGCTGCATGTGACGATTCACACCGCGCGCCCCGGGATCGTGATCGGCAAGAAGGGCGAGGACATCGAGCGCCTGCGCCGCAAGATCGCCGACGTCGCCGGCCTGACGGTCGGCAGCGTGAAGGTCAACATCGCCGAGATCCGCAAGCCGGAACTCGATGCCAAGCTGGTGGCCGACAACGTGGCCCAGCAGCTCGAGCGTCGCGTGATGTTCCGGCGGGCGATGAAGCGCGTGGTGACGAACACGATGCGCCTCGGGGCGCAGGGTGTGAAGATCCACGTCGCCGGACGTCTCAACGGCGCGGAGATCGCGCGCCGTGAGTGGTACCACGACGGTCGCGTGCCGCTGCATACGCTGCGCGCGGATATTGATTATGGGCTCGCCACGGCGAACACGACGTACGGTTCGCTGGGCATCAAGGTCTGGATCTGCAAGGGCGAAGTATTCGACCTCGAGCAGAAGCGCGAAGCGGCCAAGAGCCAGACGACCCAGAAGTAA
- the rplP gene encoding 50S ribosomal protein L16, protein MLQPKRTKYRKQQKGKNRGIATSGDKVSFGEFGLKAIDRGRITSRQIEAARRAMTRHVKRGGKIWIRLFPDVPVTKKPIEVRMGKGKGGVEYWVSKVQPGTMLYEMEGVSEDVAREAMRRAAQKLPVRCVFVNRTIM, encoded by the coding sequence ATGTTGCAGCCGAAACGCACGAAATACCGCAAGCAGCAGAAAGGTAAGAACCGCGGTATCGCGACCAGTGGTGACAAGGTCAGCTTCGGGGAATTTGGCCTGAAGGCCATTGACCGGGGGCGTATCACCTCGCGCCAGATCGAGGCCGCGCGCCGCGCGATGACCCGCCACGTCAAGCGTGGCGGCAAGATCTGGATCCGCCTGTTCCCGGACGTTCCGGTGACCAAGAAGCCGATCGAGGTCCGGATGGGCAAGGGCAAGGGTGGCGTCGAGTACTGGGTCTCCAAGGTCCAGCCCGGCACCATGCTGTACGAAATGGAAGGCGTGTCGGAAGACGTTGCGCGTGAGGCCATGCGCCGCGCCGCGCAGAAACTGCCGGTACGTTGTGTGTTCGTGAATCGGACGATCATGTGA
- the rpsS gene encoding 30S ribosomal protein S19 yields MPRSLRKGPFVDLHLLKKVEQAQAANNRRPIKTWSRRSMVVPEMVGLTIAVHNGRQHVPVLVSENMVGHKLGEFAATRTFKGHAANKKGR; encoded by the coding sequence GTGCCACGTTCACTGCGCAAGGGACCGTTTGTCGACCTGCACCTTCTCAAGAAGGTGGAGCAGGCGCAGGCGGCCAACAATCGCCGGCCGATCAAGACGTGGTCGCGCCGTTCCATGGTGGTGCCGGAAATGGTCGGACTGACGATCGCCGTGCACAACGGACGCCAGCACGTGCCGGTACTCGTCAGCGAGAACATGGTCGGTCACAAGCTTGGTGAATTCGCCGCGACCCGTACGTTCAAGGGGCACGCCGCGAACAAGAAAGGGCGCTAG
- the rplV gene encoding 50S ribosomal protein L22, which produces MTMQAIAKLRMARVSPQKVRLVADQIRGMPVEKALSTLAFSTKGASGIMKKVLESAIANAEHNEGADVDELRVSTVCVDEGPVMKRVQARAKGSANRILKRTSHIHVTVADR; this is translated from the coding sequence ATAACCATGCAGGCCATTGCCAAACTTCGTATGGCACGGGTGTCACCCCAGAAGGTGCGCCTCGTTGCGGATCAGATCCGGGGGATGCCCGTCGAGAAGGCGCTCAGCACGCTGGCGTTCTCGACCAAGGGAGCGTCCGGGATCATGAAAAAGGTTCTGGAGTCCGCGATCGCGAATGCCGAGCACAATGAAGGCGCGGACGTCGATGAGCTGCGCGTCAGCACGGTGTGCGTCGATGAGGGCCCGGTGATGAAGCGCGTGCAGGCCCGTGCAAAGGGCAGCGCGAACCGCATCCTCAAGCGGACCAGCCACATCCACGTGACCGTGGCCGACCGGTAA